One genomic segment of Notolabrus celidotus isolate fNotCel1 unplaced genomic scaffold, fNotCel1.pri scaffold_292_arrow_ctg1, whole genome shotgun sequence includes these proteins:
- the LOC117809453 gene encoding glutamate receptor ionotropic, delta-1-like translates to MTLQLLHRRGGGTFGQTEREAGMKQKLLIQDKEVNLEQVHRRMNSLLDEDLAHKQIPGPSIEISALDIGRVQPSQASLVGGAESVRDYPGLGVTTFLPGEGAPPPPLPHPHHGGTLGRTLPLSQGPGSNTLPLHHPLSSTSHSGTMQCKHRAPNGGLFRQSPGKTPMPMSYQAVSAGPIPEAIDATHSTSI, encoded by the exons ATGACATTACAACTGCTTCatcggaggggaggagggacatttggacagacagagagagaggctgggATGAAGCAGAAGCTATTGATACAG GACAAGGAGGTGAACCTGGAACAGGTGCATCGTCGTATGAACAGTCTTTTGGACGAGGACTTGGCCCACAAGCAGATCCCCGGCCCCTCTATCGAGATCTCTGCGCTGGACATCGGCAGAGTGCAGCCCAGCCAAGCCTCTCTGGTGGGGGGGGCGGAGTCCGTGCGGGACTACCCGGGCCTCGGTGTGACCACCTTCCTCCCAGGGGAGGGGGCACCACCTCCCCCGCTTCCCCATCCTCACCATGGGGGGACCCTAGGCAGGACGCTACCTCTGTCCCAGGGCCCTGGCAGCAACACGTTGCCCCTGCACCACCCTCTCAGCAGCACCAGCCACAGCGGCACCATGCAGTGCAAACACAGGGCGCCCAACGGGGGGCTCTTCCGGCAGAGCCCTGGCAAGACACCCATGCCAATGTCCTACCAGGCAGTCTCCGCAGGACCCATACCCGAAGCCATTGATGCCACCCACAGTACATCCATATAG